In a single window of the Caulobacter soli genome:
- a CDS encoding acetyl-CoA C-acyltransferase — MREAVIVSYARTGLAKSNRGGFNNTHGAAMAGHAIQHAVSRAGLDGPEVEDVVLGCGGPEGATGMNVARNAAIWAGLPVTTSGQTVNRFCSSGLQAIATAANYVRNDGAPVAIGGGVESISLVQGGGHMNRFHLTEEKLLKEKPALWMAMIDTADIVAKRYNVSREYQDEYSLRSQQRIAAAQAAGLFDNEIVPMATKMKVVNKETKEESLVDYVVTRDECNRPETTLEGLAKLEPVKGPGNFVTAGNASQLSDGAAAVVVMEAKEAAKRGLEPLGLFKGFAIAGCEPDEMGIGPVFAVPRLLERHGLKVDDIDLWELNEAFASQCLYSRDTLGIDPEKFNVNGGSIAIGHPFGMTGARCAGHLLLEGKRRKAKLGVVTMCIGGGMGAAGLFEIF, encoded by the coding sequence ATGCGCGAAGCGGTGATCGTCTCTTACGCCCGGACCGGCCTGGCCAAGTCCAATCGCGGCGGGTTCAACAACACCCACGGCGCGGCCATGGCCGGCCACGCCATCCAGCACGCTGTGTCGCGCGCCGGCCTGGACGGTCCGGAAGTGGAGGACGTGGTGCTGGGCTGCGGCGGTCCCGAAGGCGCCACCGGCATGAACGTCGCCCGCAACGCCGCCATCTGGGCCGGCCTGCCGGTCACCACCTCGGGCCAGACCGTCAACCGCTTCTGCTCTTCGGGCCTGCAAGCCATCGCCACGGCCGCCAACTATGTCCGCAACGACGGCGCGCCGGTCGCCATCGGCGGCGGGGTGGAGTCGATCTCTCTGGTCCAGGGCGGCGGTCACATGAACCGCTTCCACCTGACCGAGGAAAAGCTGCTGAAGGAAAAGCCAGCGCTGTGGATGGCGATGATCGACACCGCCGACATCGTCGCCAAGCGCTACAACGTCAGCCGCGAATACCAGGACGAGTACTCGCTGCGCAGCCAGCAGCGGATCGCCGCCGCCCAAGCCGCCGGCCTGTTCGACAACGAGATCGTGCCGATGGCCACCAAGATGAAGGTGGTCAACAAGGAGACCAAGGAAGAAAGTCTGGTCGACTACGTGGTCACCAGGGACGAGTGCAATCGCCCCGAGACGACCCTCGAGGGCCTGGCCAAGCTGGAGCCGGTCAAGGGTCCGGGCAACTTCGTCACCGCCGGCAACGCCAGCCAGCTGTCGGACGGCGCGGCCGCCGTGGTGGTGATGGAAGCCAAGGAAGCGGCCAAGCGCGGCCTGGAGCCCCTGGGCCTGTTCAAGGGCTTCGCCATCGCCGGCTGCGAGCCCGACGAGATGGGCATCGGCCCGGTCTTCGCCGTGCCGCGCCTGCTGGAGCGCCACGGCCTGAAGGTCGACGACATCGACCTGTGGGAGCTGAACGAGGCCTTCGCGTCGCAGTGCCTCTACAGCCGCGACACCCTGGGCATCGATCCGGAGAAGTTCAACGTCAACGGCGGCTCGATCGCCATCGGCCACCCGTTCGGCATGACCGGCGCCCGCTGCGCCGGCCACCTGCTGCTGGAAGGCAAGCGCCGCAAGGCCAAGCTGGGCGTGGTGACCATGTGCATCGGCGGCGGCATGGGCGCGGCGGGGCTGTTCGAAATCTTCTAG
- a CDS encoding TonB-dependent receptor, whose protein sequence is MRSVTHRRPALLAATALAASIALPAVASAQQSNNTVEELIVTATKRDATILDVPFSINAQTEADIQKSGAVTLEDLSRNVASLTIQNLGPGQSQVSVRGVSAGQVVRDQPGVKEQVGVYLDESVISLSLFTPDVDLFDLNRVETLRGPQGTLFGSGSVGGTIRYITNQPKLGAHEGVIEGNFNTLKGGDVGGYLKGAVNLPLSDKAALRVVGYDTEYAGFVDALGEGGTRKNNVNDGYRRGGRVSLLFQPSDNISITPRLVYQKIHAGGFNRQEAFNIFANPFTTTRPKITLGEREQYLLLDESFDDKTFLGDLTASFGFDGVTLTSVTSYIDRKIDVNRDASALSGSVSVDLGFPAAAVTLPSKLVDTTDLEQFTQEARLSSDTDGPFQWVVGAFYSKVDRLYDQRLPTPGYDAYTDATLGAGTAASVANGFPANSPYNASLPYHIKQKAVFGEASYEIAKLTVTAGGRYYDFSENRRFTSGGLFANGDDQTDKTSSDGFTPRLLVSYKANPGLTFNAQASKGFRLGGVNDPLNLPLCTPQDEAIFGGFQSYDDETLWNYEGGVKSRMGGVTFNGAVFYTDIKNLQTTLDAGSCSSRVVFNVPKAHTKGIEGELSARLAPGLDLSVSGSLLEAEFDSTVRDGTGAVIGGIREGNRLPSVPKFQISINATYTRALTATMDGYVTASFQHVGNRYTQASDQENNPRSFVSGLPFGGASGNDATVLDLKLPSYDIINLSAGLQMDNGLDIIAYVNNVADENALLSFDRERGGRARLGYTIGQPRTAGFTIRKSF, encoded by the coding sequence ATGCGCTCTGTGACCCATCGCCGGCCTGCGCTGCTGGCCGCGACCGCCCTGGCGGCGTCGATCGCCTTGCCGGCGGTCGCCTCGGCCCAGCAGTCCAACAACACCGTCGAGGAGCTGATCGTCACCGCCACCAAGCGCGACGCGACCATCCTGGACGTGCCGTTCTCGATCAATGCGCAGACGGAGGCCGACATCCAGAAGTCCGGGGCGGTGACCCTGGAGGACCTGTCGCGCAACGTCGCCAGCCTGACGATCCAGAACCTGGGTCCGGGCCAGAGCCAGGTGTCGGTGCGCGGCGTCTCGGCCGGCCAGGTGGTCCGCGACCAGCCGGGCGTCAAGGAGCAGGTCGGGGTCTATCTGGACGAGTCGGTGATCTCGCTGTCGCTGTTCACGCCCGACGTCGATCTGTTCGACCTGAACCGGGTCGAGACCCTGCGCGGCCCGCAAGGCACGCTGTTCGGCTCCGGCTCGGTCGGCGGCACGATCCGCTACATCACCAACCAGCCCAAGCTGGGCGCCCACGAGGGCGTGATCGAGGGCAACTTCAACACCCTGAAGGGCGGCGATGTCGGCGGCTATCTGAAGGGCGCGGTCAACCTGCCGCTGTCGGACAAGGCCGCTTTGCGGGTGGTCGGCTACGACACCGAATATGCCGGCTTCGTCGACGCCCTGGGCGAGGGCGGCACGCGCAAGAACAACGTCAACGACGGCTATCGGCGCGGTGGCCGGGTGTCGCTGCTGTTCCAGCCCAGCGATAACATCAGCATCACCCCGCGCCTGGTCTATCAGAAGATCCACGCCGGCGGCTTCAATCGCCAGGAGGCGTTCAACATCTTCGCCAACCCGTTCACCACCACGCGGCCGAAGATCACCCTGGGCGAGCGCGAGCAATACCTGCTGCTGGACGAGAGCTTCGACGACAAGACCTTCCTGGGCGACCTGACCGCCTCGTTCGGCTTCGACGGCGTCACCCTGACCTCGGTGACCAGCTATATCGACCGCAAGATCGACGTGAACCGCGACGCCAGCGCCCTGTCCGGCAGCGTGTCGGTGGACCTGGGCTTCCCGGCCGCGGCCGTCACCCTGCCGTCCAAGCTGGTCGACACCACCGACCTTGAGCAATTCACCCAGGAAGCGCGGCTCAGCTCCGACACGGACGGGCCGTTCCAGTGGGTGGTCGGGGCGTTCTATTCCAAGGTCGACCGTCTCTACGACCAGCGCCTGCCGACGCCGGGCTATGACGCCTATACCGACGCCACCCTGGGCGCCGGCACGGCCGCTTCGGTGGCCAACGGCTTCCCGGCCAACTCGCCCTACAACGCCTCGCTGCCCTATCACATCAAGCAAAAGGCCGTGTTCGGCGAGGCCAGCTACGAGATCGCCAAGCTGACGGTCACCGCCGGCGGCCGTTACTACGACTTCAGCGAGAACCGCCGCTTCACCTCGGGCGGACTGTTCGCCAATGGCGACGACCAGACCGACAAGACCTCGTCCGACGGTTTCACCCCGCGCCTGCTGGTTAGCTACAAGGCCAATCCGGGCCTGACCTTCAACGCCCAGGCGTCCAAGGGCTTCCGGCTGGGCGGGGTCAACGACCCGCTGAACCTGCCGCTCTGCACCCCGCAGGACGAGGCGATCTTCGGCGGCTTCCAGTCGTATGACGACGAAACGCTGTGGAACTACGAGGGCGGGGTGAAGTCGCGGATGGGCGGCGTCACCTTCAACGGCGCGGTCTTCTATACCGACATCAAGAACCTGCAGACCACGCTGGACGCCGGCTCGTGCTCGTCGCGCGTGGTGTTCAACGTGCCCAAGGCCCACACCAAGGGGATCGAGGGCGAGCTGTCGGCCCGCTTGGCGCCGGGCCTCGATCTCAGCGTCTCGGGCAGCCTGCTGGAGGCCGAGTTCGACTCCACGGTGCGCGACGGCACGGGCGCGGTGATCGGCGGCATCCGCGAGGGCAACCGCCTGCCTTCGGTGCCCAAGTTCCAGATCTCGATCAACGCCACCTACACTCGGGCCCTGACGGCGACGATGGACGGCTACGTCACCGCCTCGTTCCAGCACGTGGGCAACCGCTACACCCAGGCCAGCGACCAGGAGAACAATCCGCGCTCGTTCGTCTCGGGCCTGCCGTTCGGCGGCGCCTCGGGCAACGACGCCACGGTGCTGGATCTGAAGCTGCCCAGCTACGACATCATCAATCTGAGCGCGGGCCTGCAGATGGACAACGGCCTGGACATCATCGCCTACGTCAACAACGTGGCCGACGAGAACGCCTTGCTGTCGTTCGACCGCGAGCGCGGCGGCCGGGCGCGCCTGGGCTACACGATCGGCCAGCCTCGCACGGCCGGCTTCACGATCCGCAAGTCGTTCTAG
- a CDS encoding YybH family protein, with protein sequence MSDQDDFTAFLDQRRAVAQAYVNGDAGPLGEIATQANPASFFPPHGGREQGAGHVTAVNARGARSFTTGSETTLEILHSQASGDLAYWTGLQHAAVRFAGQDHPVEMHLRITEIFRREDGDWKMIHRHADGLVDAKPK encoded by the coding sequence ATGAGCGATCAGGACGACTTCACCGCCTTCCTCGACCAGCGCCGGGCCGTCGCCCAGGCCTATGTCAACGGCGACGCCGGGCCGCTGGGCGAGATCGCGACCCAGGCCAATCCGGCCAGCTTCTTCCCGCCGCACGGCGGACGCGAGCAAGGCGCGGGCCACGTGACCGCCGTCAACGCCCGCGGGGCCCGGAGCTTCACGACCGGAAGCGAGACGACCCTGGAAATCCTGCACAGCCAGGCCAGCGGCGACCTGGCCTACTGGACCGGCCTGCAACATGCCGCCGTCCGGTTCGCGGGCCAGGACCATCCGGTCGAGATGCACCTGCGGATCACCGAGATCTTCCGCCGCGAGGACGGCGACTGGAAGATGATCCACCGCCACGCCGACGGACTGGTGGACGCCAAGCCGAAATAG
- a CDS encoding TPM domain-containing protein encodes MKTLSQADQDRIAQAVAQAEKTTAGEIHCVLAPEVGGDREDAMAWGAAAALLLPPIALFFGLNLESPLPGWPLTEWRAAHGAIVDLAVTTAVSNYIALQALVFIVTAMVVSIPPVRRLITPRPLKAARVKRAATTHFLAQGLHLTRERTGVLIFAALAEHRVEVIADEGIHAAAPKAVWDEVVADMVAGLKSGRIADGFVAAIARAGAILATHVPPRPDDVNELPDGLTVLPR; translated from the coding sequence ATGAAGACGTTGTCCCAAGCCGATCAGGATCGCATCGCCCAGGCCGTGGCCCAGGCCGAGAAGACCACCGCGGGCGAGATCCACTGCGTGCTGGCCCCCGAGGTCGGCGGCGATCGCGAGGACGCCATGGCCTGGGGCGCCGCGGCCGCCTTGCTGCTGCCGCCGATCGCCCTGTTCTTCGGCCTGAACCTGGAGAGTCCTCTGCCGGGCTGGCCGCTGACCGAATGGCGAGCCGCCCACGGCGCCATCGTGGACCTCGCCGTCACCACGGCGGTCTCCAACTACATCGCCTTGCAGGCCCTGGTGTTCATCGTCACCGCCATGGTCGTCTCGATCCCGCCCGTCCGTCGCCTGATCACGCCGCGCCCCTTGAAGGCGGCGCGGGTCAAGCGAGCGGCCACGACCCATTTCCTGGCCCAGGGCCTGCACCTGACCCGCGAGCGCACCGGCGTGCTGATCTTCGCCGCCCTGGCCGAGCACCGGGTCGAGGTGATCGCCGACGAGGGCATTCACGCCGCCGCCCCCAAGGCCGTGTGGGACGAAGTGGTGGCCGACATGGTGGCGGGCTTGAAGAGCGGGCGCATCGCCGACGGCTTCGTGGCCGCCATCGCCCGGGCCGGCGCCATCCTGGCCACCCACGTCCCGCCGCGCCCCGACGACGTCAACGAGCTGCCCGACGGCCTGACGGTGCTGCCGCGATAA
- a CDS encoding TPM domain-containing protein produces the protein MATFLTFLALAFAAPALAAGPTFPPLTGRVVDGANILSPGVEADLTAKLENLEKTTGRQLVVATVPDLQGYEIEDYGYQLGRTWGIGQKGTNTGALLIVAPNERKVRIEVGYGLEPILTDALSSVIIQTAILPKFKAGDLEGGVTAGTDAVIAQLALPDEEAKAKAAQAFTASQAAERSSGPSPILALIILFIVIVVLSQMFRRGRGGGLGSALPWIILNGMLSGGRGGGGGFGGGGGGGGGFSGGGGSFGGGGSSGSW, from the coding sequence ATCGCAACGTTCCTCACGTTCCTGGCTCTGGCCTTCGCCGCCCCCGCCCTGGCCGCCGGTCCCACCTTCCCGCCCCTGACCGGCCGCGTCGTCGACGGCGCCAACATCCTGTCGCCAGGGGTCGAGGCCGACCTGACCGCCAAGCTGGAAAACCTGGAAAAGACCACCGGCCGCCAGCTGGTGGTGGCCACCGTGCCTGACCTGCAGGGCTACGAGATCGAGGACTACGGCTACCAGCTGGGCCGCACCTGGGGGATCGGCCAGAAGGGGACCAACACCGGCGCCCTGCTGATCGTGGCCCCCAACGAGCGCAAGGTGCGCATCGAGGTCGGCTACGGCCTGGAGCCGATCCTGACCGACGCACTGTCCAGCGTCATCATCCAGACCGCCATCCTGCCCAAGTTCAAGGCCGGCGACCTCGAAGGCGGCGTCACGGCCGGGACCGACGCGGTCATCGCCCAGCTGGCCCTGCCCGACGAGGAGGCCAAGGCCAAGGCGGCCCAGGCCTTCACGGCCTCGCAAGCGGCCGAGCGGAGCTCGGGGCCCTCGCCGATCCTGGCCCTGATCATCCTGTTCATCGTCATCGTGGTGCTCAGCCAGATGTTCCGGCGTGGACGCGGCGGCGGGCTGGGCTCGGCCCTGCCCTGGATCATCCTGAACGGCATGCTGAGCGGCGGTCGTGGCGGCGGAGGAGGTTTTGGAGGCGGCGGCGGCGGAGGCGGTGGCTTCTCCGGCGGCGGCGGCTCGTTCGGCGGCGGCGGATCTTCGGGGAGCTGGTGA
- a CDS encoding LemA family protein, whose amino-acid sequence MRMLRTLSRLAPVRLALVGAATLLLAGCGINTIPTQDEATKTAWAEVQNQYQRRADLIPNLVATVKGYAAQEKSVLVEVTQARASATQVKVDASTITDPAQFQQYAAAQDKLSGVLGRLMMIQESYPELKSNQNFLALQSQLEGTENRISIARRDYNNTAQVYNTTLRTFPSMIWAKTLYSSQKPAQLFQATANAQSAPSIDFSAPPAPSANTAPGPAQ is encoded by the coding sequence ATGCGCATGCTCAGAACCCTCTCCCGTCTCGCCCCCGTCCGCCTTGCTCTTGTCGGAGCCGCCACGCTCCTGCTGGCCGGCTGCGGGATCAACACCATCCCCACCCAGGACGAGGCGACCAAGACCGCCTGGGCCGAGGTGCAGAACCAGTATCAGCGCCGCGCCGACCTGATCCCCAACCTGGTGGCGACGGTGAAGGGCTACGCGGCCCAGGAAAAGAGCGTGCTGGTCGAGGTCACCCAGGCCCGCGCCAGCGCCACCCAGGTCAAGGTCGACGCCTCGACGATCACCGATCCCGCCCAGTTCCAGCAGTACGCCGCCGCTCAGGACAAGCTGTCGGGCGTGCTGGGTCGGTTGATGATGATCCAGGAAAGCTATCCGGAGCTGAAGTCGAACCAGAACTTCCTGGCCCTGCAGAGCCAGCTGGAGGGCACCGAGAACCGTATCTCGATCGCCCGGCGCGACTACAACAACACCGCCCAAGTCTATAACACCACCCTGCGGACCTTCCCGAGCATGATCTGGGCCAAGACGCTCTACAGCAGCCAGAAGCCGGCCCAACTGTTCCAGGCCACGGCCAACGCCCAGTCGGCGCCCAGCATCGACTTCAGCGCGCCGCCGGCCCCCTCGGCCAACACCGCGCCTGGTCCGGCGCAGTAG
- a CDS encoding acyl-CoA dehydrogenase family protein, protein MDFNLPPELTAYLARLDAFIEAEIAPLQAEHDNERFFDHRREWARTDWDGGGLPRREWEELLAKARSIADAAGHYRFALPKEYGGQDGSNLWMAVIREHLAAKGLGLFNDLQNEHSIVGNNPFVLMIRDFGRPDQQPLIPDMLDRHAFRPTFGLTEPNHGSDATFMETRAVREEHHGQSGWRIDGEKMWTTGMHAATHCALFARTSGEDGSAKGITCFLVPAHAPGVKIEEYLWTFNMPTDHPRVSFTRVWVPDAAMFGPEGGGLALAQHFVHENRIRQAASSLGAATYCMEESIRYARARKPFGKALAENQAIQFPIVELSTQAEMLRLLIRKTAWEMDQMTKPEVEKRLSDKVSMCNYWSNRLVCEAADRAMQIHGGLGYSRHKPFEHIYRHHRRYRITEGSEEIQMRKVAAWLFGYMGPRKAAFAN, encoded by the coding sequence ATGGACTTCAACCTGCCGCCGGAACTGACGGCCTATCTGGCGAGGCTGGACGCCTTCATCGAAGCCGAGATCGCGCCGCTGCAGGCCGAGCACGACAACGAGCGCTTCTTCGACCACCGCCGCGAATGGGCCCGCACCGACTGGGACGGCGGCGGCCTGCCCCGGCGCGAGTGGGAGGAACTGCTGGCCAAGGCCCGGAGCATCGCCGACGCCGCCGGCCACTACCGCTTCGCCCTGCCCAAGGAATACGGCGGCCAGGACGGCTCCAACCTCTGGATGGCGGTGATCCGCGAGCATCTGGCGGCCAAGGGGTTGGGTCTGTTCAACGACCTGCAGAACGAGCACTCGATCGTCGGCAACAATCCGTTCGTGCTGATGATCCGCGACTTCGGCCGGCCCGACCAGCAGCCCCTGATCCCCGACATGCTGGACCGCCACGCCTTCCGCCCGACCTTCGGCCTGACCGAGCCCAACCACGGCTCGGACGCCACCTTCATGGAGACCCGCGCGGTCCGCGAAGAGCATCACGGCCAGAGCGGCTGGCGGATCGACGGCGAGAAGATGTGGACCACCGGCATGCACGCGGCCACCCACTGCGCCCTGTTCGCCCGCACCAGCGGCGAGGACGGCTCGGCCAAGGGGATCACCTGCTTCCTCGTGCCCGCTCATGCGCCCGGCGTGAAGATCGAGGAGTATCTGTGGACCTTCAACATGCCCACCGACCATCCCCGGGTCAGCTTCACGCGGGTGTGGGTTCCGGACGCGGCGATGTTCGGGCCCGAGGGCGGGGGCCTGGCCCTGGCCCAGCACTTCGTGCACGAAAACCGCATCCGTCAGGCGGCCTCCAGCCTGGGGGCGGCCACCTACTGCATGGAAGAGAGCATAAGGTACGCGCGCGCGCGCAAGCCGTTCGGCAAGGCCCTGGCCGAGAACCAGGCGATCCAGTTCCCGATCGTCGAGCTGTCGACCCAGGCCGAGATGCTGCGCCTGCTGATCCGCAAGACCGCCTGGGAGATGGACCAGATGACCAAGCCGGAGGTCGAGAAGCGGCTCTCCGACAAGGTGTCGATGTGCAACTACTGGTCCAACCGCCTGGTCTGCGAGGCGGCCGACCGGGCCATGCAGATCCACGGGGGCCTGGGTTATTCGCGCCACAAGCCGTTCGAGCACATCTACCGCCACCACCGCCGCTACCGGATCACCGAGGGCAGCGAGGAGATCCAGATGCGCAAGGTCGCCGCCTGGCTGTTCGGCTATATGGGCCCGCGCAAGGCGGCGTTCGCCAACTGA
- a CDS encoding NAD(P)/FAD-dependent oxidoreductase, giving the protein MTTTSSRRAILAGLSGLGATSLAGCVTPDRTLGRSSGLIASSRPGFVVPPLAPLRMSADRITKITVCLRPFRAAGPRLDVENVAGKRVVHNYGHGGSGWSLSWGSSTIAARNALEGGTREVAVIGCGALGLTSALLLQRAGAKVTIYAKERTPQARSFRATGTWSPDSRVADADKVAPGFPALWEEMARTSYATYQTLLGLPGEPVSWSDRYSLFDGPAETHPHVEGAVRFAEYGDRLKDIVPGFHELPAGSHPFPAARVRHGTSMQFNVTDLAHMLTNDFLAEGGAIVAMTFDTPADLARLKEPVVVNCTGYGARALWKDETITPVRGQIAWLAPQPEVRYGLFYRHVSVLPRPDGIVVQQVGDSDMWGYGVADERPDRAEAENAVATIAGLFGGA; this is encoded by the coding sequence ATGACCACGACCAGCAGCCGGCGGGCGATCTTGGCGGGCCTGAGCGGCCTGGGCGCGACCAGCCTGGCCGGATGCGTCACGCCGGATCGGACCTTGGGCCGAAGCTCTGGCCTGATCGCCTCGTCCCGTCCGGGCTTCGTCGTCCCGCCGCTGGCGCCGCTGCGGATGAGCGCCGACCGGATCACCAAGATCACCGTCTGCCTGCGGCCGTTCCGCGCCGCCGGGCCACGCCTCGACGTCGAAAACGTCGCCGGAAAACGCGTCGTCCATAACTACGGCCATGGCGGCAGCGGCTGGTCGCTGTCCTGGGGCTCCAGCACGATCGCCGCCCGCAACGCCCTGGAAGGCGGGACCCGGGAGGTGGCGGTGATCGGCTGCGGCGCGCTTGGCCTGACCTCGGCCCTGCTGCTGCAACGGGCCGGCGCCAAGGTGACGATCTACGCCAAGGAGCGCACGCCCCAGGCCCGCTCGTTCCGCGCCACCGGCACCTGGTCGCCGGACTCGCGCGTGGCCGACGCCGACAAGGTCGCGCCCGGCTTCCCGGCCCTGTGGGAGGAGATGGCCCGCACCTCCTACGCCACCTACCAGACCCTGCTGGGCCTGCCCGGCGAACCGGTGTCGTGGAGCGACCGCTACAGCCTGTTCGATGGTCCGGCCGAGACCCATCCTCACGTCGAGGGCGCCGTGCGTTTCGCCGAATACGGCGACCGGCTGAAGGACATCGTGCCGGGCTTCCACGAGCTGCCGGCCGGATCGCATCCGTTCCCGGCAGCGCGCGTGCGGCACGGGACCTCGATGCAGTTCAACGTCACGGACCTGGCCCACATGCTGACCAACGACTTCCTGGCCGAGGGCGGCGCGATCGTGGCCATGACCTTCGACACCCCCGCCGATCTGGCGCGCCTGAAGGAACCCGTGGTGGTCAACTGCACCGGCTATGGCGCCCGGGCGCTGTGGAAGGACGAGACCATCACCCCGGTGCGGGGCCAGATCGCCTGGCTGGCTCCGCAGCCCGAGGTTCGCTACGGACTCTTTTACCGCCATGTCTCCGTGCTGCCGCGACCGGACGGGATCGTCGTGCAGCAAGTCGGCGACAGCGACATGTGGGGCTATGGCGTGGCCGACGAGCGGCCGGACCGGGCCGAGGCGGAAAACGCCGTGGCGACCATCGCGGGACTGTTCGGCGGCGCCTGA
- a CDS encoding CC_3452 family protein, with protein sequence MKLQSLAAVAALSVSLFAGSAFADGRIAVALENPVAAKTKVVAGGAVFVCDGAECVSAAAPSRALTAVACKALAKEVGPVAAFGGDTKSLDADDLTRCNASAKAGVQTASK encoded by the coding sequence ATGAAGCTCCAATCCCTGGCGGCTGTCGCCGCTCTGTCTGTTTCCCTGTTCGCCGGTTCGGCCTTCGCCGACGGCCGTATCGCCGTCGCCCTGGAAAACCCGGTCGCCGCCAAGACCAAGGTCGTGGCCGGCGGCGCGGTGTTCGTCTGCGACGGCGCCGAGTGCGTTTCGGCCGCCGCGCCCTCACGGGCCCTGACCGCCGTCGCCTGCAAGGCGCTGGCCAAGGAAGTCGGCCCCGTCGCGGCCTTCGGCGGCGACACCAAGTCGCTGGACGCCGACGACCTGACCCGCTGCAACGCCTCGGCCAAGGCCGGCGTGCAGACGGCTTCGAAGTAA
- a CDS encoding F0F1 ATP synthase subunit delta translates to MADETKATDAGQRYAQSLFELTIESNQLAKVEADLKSLRAMAAESADLRRLIESPAFSAEDKAKGLTAVAAKAKFQLLTAKFLGLVASNGRAGDLLGAISAFVELSAVHRGVVTAEVITAKALTAAQLKGVSAAVATAVGKTPELSTRVDPSILGGIKVRVGSRLFDASLRSKLDSLKFALKRA, encoded by the coding sequence GTGGCGGACGAAACCAAGGCGACGGATGCGGGTCAGCGCTATGCGCAGTCCCTGTTCGAACTGACGATCGAGAGCAACCAGCTGGCCAAGGTCGAAGCCGACCTGAAATCGCTGCGCGCGATGGCGGCCGAGAGCGCCGACCTGCGCCGCCTGATCGAAAGCCCGGCCTTCTCGGCCGAGGACAAGGCCAAGGGCCTGACCGCCGTGGCCGCCAAGGCCAAGTTCCAGCTGCTGACCGCCAAGTTCCTGGGCCTCGTCGCCAGCAACGGCCGCGCCGGCGACCTGCTGGGCGCCATCAGCGCCTTCGTCGAGCTGTCGGCCGTTCACCGCGGTGTCGTCACCGCCGAAGTGATCACCGCCAAGGCCCTGACCGCCGCCCAGCTGAAGGGCGTGTCGGCCGCGGTCGCCACCGCCGTCGGCAAGACCCCCGAACTCTCGACCCGCGTCGATCCGTCCATCCTGGGCGGCATCAAGGTGCGCGTCGGATCCCGCCTGTTCGATGCTTCGCTCCGTTCGAAGCTCGATTCCCTGAAATTCGCCCTGAAGCGCGCCTAA